In Spirosoma pollinicola, the genomic window ATGAATCAGTTGCTGTGTTTCGGGGCTGAACGTACGGATGGTGCCAATCATGTTCGCTTCTTCCGGGATAATATTCTGCCGAATACCACTGTGAAAAGCGCCTACCGTGACAACGGCGGCATTGTCGGTAAGAACGACATTCCGGCTCACGATAGTTTGCAGCCCCATAATTACCTGCGCGGAGGTCACAATTGGATCAACGCCCGACCAGGGAGCTGCGCCGTGTGTTTGCTTCCCTTTAATTTTTATAGCATACTCATCCACGGCGGCCATAGTGGCGCCGGGCCGGTATTTAATTGTCCCTACTTCGGTTTGGGAGTTGATGTGCAAGCCGAAAATGGCATCTACTTTAGGATTTTCGAGAACTCCTTCTTTCACCATTAATTTAGCTCCACCTTCTTCACCAGCCGGTGCGCCTTCTTCGGCAGGCTGAAAGATGAACTTAACGGTGCCGCGCAGGTCACTTTTAACCGACGCCAGTATCTCGGCGGCTCCCATAAGCATAGCTACATGCGTATCGTGTCCGCAGGCATGCATGATACCTGTTTGCTGGCCGTTGTATTCGGTGTGTGCTTCGGATTTAAAGGGCAGGTCAGCACGCTCGGTAACGGGCAGCCCATCCATATCGGCACGAAGGGCAACGACCGGACCCGGTTTTCCGCCTTTCAAAAGGCCAACGACGCCCGTTTTGCCAACGCCTGTTTTAACTTCCATGCCCAGTGACTGCAGATGAGCCGCAATCTTGGCGGCTGTCTGAAACTCGCGGTTACCCAGTTCAGGATGCTGGTGAAAATCCCGGCGCCAGGCAACGACCTTTTTTTCGAGACTTTCGGCGGTTTTGTCCATTCGGGCATTAAGCGTCGATGATTGAGCGAAAATGGCCTGGGAGGCTATTAACCCCATTGCCAACGTGCTGGCGCAGTTAAATAATTTATTCATCAAGGTGGCTACTTTTTGTTCAAAGTGTATTTAGAAGGCAATTTACGAGTTAATCCGTAGAGAATATTGCATCGTCCCACTTCTTAGCCATTTTCAGTAGACCGATTGCCATTTTTACAAAATAATCATAACATTTCCTTGGTTAAGCTTATTGAGTTAAGAAAAGCATACTGACGAAAAATAATGGACAGGTAACTAAGCTGCCACAGGTTATAAGATTCAAAAACCATACGACTGGCCTTACAATATATTATTTGGTTTGAGGAGAAAACATGAAAATGAATTAATTGTGGAATAGACTTAATTAAGTGAGCAAGAAAAAGTTGAATAACGATTTTCGTCTATACGATTAACTAACATAGCTTTTTATCTATAAATTATTTTGATTTCATAAAATCGCTCATCAAAATTCAAAATTTTGTTTTGATATAACTTATTATACATAATAAATATATTTTTAATTATGTATAAATGACAATCAACATAGTAAGCCTCTCAATATTACAAAATACATACTGCTATTTATTTTCCTTTTATATGAACAATTATCATAAACATATAGTTACGAAATTTTCATTAGTAACTAATTGATTTTCAAATACCTAACCTATAGTAAATTATTTTAATAAAATTGAGTATATAAGAAATTCCATCTGAATATGCATTTTATTTTTCAGAACAAT contains:
- a CDS encoding amidohydrolase is translated as MNKLFNCASTLAMGLIASQAIFAQSSTLNARMDKTAESLEKKVVAWRRDFHQHPELGNREFQTAAKIAAHLQSLGMEVKTGVGKTGVVGLLKGGKPGPVVALRADMDGLPVTERADLPFKSEAHTEYNGQQTGIMHACGHDTHVAMLMGAAEILASVKSDLRGTVKFIFQPAEEGAPAGEEGGAKLMVKEGVLENPKVDAIFGLHINSQTEVGTIKYRPGATMAAVDEYAIKIKGKQTHGAAPWSGVDPIVTSAQVIMGLQTIVSRNVVLTDNAAVVTVGAFHSGIRQNIIPEEANMIGTIRTFSPETQQLIHRRINEVATNIAESAGAKADVKINIMYPVTYNDPKLTDQMEASLEAVAGKGNVKLTPAQTGAEDFSFYQQKVPGFFYFLGGMTKGKKVEEAAPHHTPDFQIDESCFVLGMKSLCRLTTDYMEFASKGVAIKELTASGK